A part of Leishmania braziliensis MHOM/BR/75/M2904 complete genome, chromosome 30 genomic DNA contains:
- a CDS encoding putative ferric reductase, producing MHITPLTLTAQLCYLIGGTVICVFFTIFGYLVWRAQGYYQLTPPGEKRRAGFTPNGIAGITAFFTFAGLAVVLLIETTVFYVRYAFHPSHKGRYWAMHRCAAVIFQAAVGSLYVATGVALLVKWGGNSAQCAFIFCLGIDRYPSLSLTRGENFNILLSVIIFFVLVPAGLVLLCRAFSTVMLQLAERVVRKRGSASEGADAQVFNSTPGQPTGEETSSSGSSGGAKASVATETNPMGKPVSMRPFHAEPRVKQVCRLIGVLIGILVYAIVSFWLPNDSRRFNANYIAAFARNSIARDRRTNSTTVPDMPYAWFRTGQIRCSDDLTLKLFPGNVFFYAYLLATAIIIFVLRQTQRGRYWVQRRIPLCACFTYGEAAFVVATTLLSVMFFIYWLRDHNYKQTWSVTAKESVQIEAPERWGRGLGQLAILFLSLLLLPVGRQSIVVSVLGVSRDGMLWFHRAVGYAMLAATVGHVVAFYVSYASFGYLMQNLNTVANRVCKKGVFDDYSVLVATWTTWFLLIAMGIFGLSFIRRRYYELFYYTHLAATYMTLPAMVFHASAGWMYLLPGMTIFLADQLVRLWQRTAVVRIVHARVISEDTTELAFSVPGRWDMQRVHPGQYVLVCVPELTALQWHPFTLINLVDEESVAVKSSKVSAAGTVFYVHVKSMGPKTWTGRLYDLVSRGEEITMAVEGPCGTPVDYRHYDDIVLVAGGIGATPCVSILGSLMRQFDALGHSGARPRVSVIWCTRSARHVNAVANMLQLPVRCGNVVRQPWTRPALVGKIDACAALEDLNTNVKMTAKITQSVSTLEQDEPLNEEVGVMDEAVRASGDTEQHFSFDVYVTLKTELQHFSTEAAHQFEQCSSKLSDRLTAKLYTELDDGLYTCVDAIENARTVSYSSSLQKQKTAAVTEAEPHVTADDAGQEGEEMVFSSESVCNERECSEGPGADVHEESSEGASPCIAGNKEQEVVTRAASAVDGESVVVPSEFSQWSPRSVMESGNQLDGGDSSNDSECGRVAIQVYSGRPDVDRLIREALNKPRPGVGKPSRLDKARTMLFVCGPNALVRQVISSGVQIGVAVHKEEFLF from the coding sequence ATGCACATTACTCCCCTGACACTcacggcgcagctgtgctACCTGATTGGTGGCACTGTGATTTGCGTTTTCTTCACTATCTTTGGCTATCTGGTGTGGCGTGCTCAGGGGTATTACCAACTAACCCCTCCAGGGGAGAAACGCCGCGCCGGGTTTACGCCAAACGGTATCGCCGGCATCACGGCGTTCTTCACCTTCGCTGGTCTCGCTGTGGTGCTTCTAATCGAGACGACCGTCTTCTACGTGCGCTACGCCTTCCACCCATCCCACAAGGGCCGATACTGGGCGATGCATCGGTGCGCCGCTGTAATCTTTCAGGCTGCTGTGGGTAGCCTCTACGTCGCAACTGGTGTGGCGCTCCTCGTCAAATGGGGTGGCAATTCCGCACAGTGCGCTTTCATCTTTTGCTTGGGAATCGACCGGTATCCGTCCCTCTCCCTAACGCGGGGCGAAAACTTCAACATTCTTCTCTCCGTGATCATCTTCTTCGTCCTGGTGCCGGCAGGGCTGGTGTTGCTGTGCCGCGCCTTCTCTACTGTCATGCTGCAGTTGGCCGAGAGGGTGGTGCGCAAGCGCGGCTCGGCGAGCGAGGGAGCCGACGCGCAGGTGTTCAACAGCACACCGGGACAGCCCACTGGTGAAGAGACGTCTTCGTCCGGAAGCAGTGGCGGTGCGAAGGCCTCGGTGGCGACAGAGACAAACCCAATGGGGAAGCCGGTGAGCATGCGGCCATTTCACGCGGAGCCGAGGGTGAAGCAAGTGTGCCGCCTTATCGGCGTGCTGATCGGTATCCTGGTGTACGCTATCGTCTCCTTCTGGCTGCCGAACGACTCGCGTCGCTTCAACGCCAACTACATTGCCGCCTTTGCGCGCAACAGCATCGCGCGTGACCGTCGTACTAATAGCACGACTGTACCCGATATGCCATACGCATGGTTCCGCACTGGTCAGATTCGTTGCTCTGATGACCTGACGCTAAAGCTGTTTCCCGGCAACGTCTTCTTCTATGCGTACCTGTTGGCGACGGCGATCATTATATTTGTGCTGCGGCAGACGCAGCGCGGGCGGTACtgggtgcagcgccgcatcccACTGTGCGCGTGCTTCACATATGGCGAGGCCGCCTTCGTTGTCGCCACGACGCTGCTCTCGGTCATGTTCTTCATCTACTGGCTTCGCGACCACAACTACAAGCAAACCTGGAGTGTGACAGCGAAGGAGAGTGTACAGATTGAGGCGCCGGAGCGATGGGGCCGCGGACTGGGGCAGCTGGCCATTCTCTTCCtttcactgctgctgttgccggtGGGTCGTCAGTCGATTGTCGTCAGCGTGCTTGGTGTGTCGCGGGATGGCATGCTGTGGTTCCATCGTGCGGTCGGCTACGCCATGCTGGCAGCTACGGTCGGTCACGTTGTGGCCTTCTACGTGTCCTACGCCAGTTTCGGCTATCTCATGCAAAACTTGAACACCGTTGCCAATCGCGTCTGCAAGAAGGGGGTTTTCGACGACTATAGTGTTTTAGTGGCGACGTGGACGACGTGGTTCCTGCTGATTGCCATGGGCATCTTCGGCCTAAGCTTCATACGCCGTCGCTACTACGAGCTGTTCTACTATACACACCTTGCCGCGACGTACATGACGCTGCCCGCCATGGTTTTCCACGCCTCTGCTGGCTGGATGTACCTGCTCCCCGGCATGACGATATTCCTGGCTGACCAGCTGGTGCGTCTGTGGCAGCGGACCGCCGTGGTGCGCAttgtgcacgcgcgcgtgatCAGCGAGGACACGACGGAGCTTGCCTTCTCTGTGCCCGGGCGGTGGGACATGCAGCGCGTACACCCAGGGCAGTATGTGCTGGTGTGCGTACCGGAGCTGACGGCTTTGCAGTGGCACCCCTTCACGCTCATCAACCTCGTGGACGAGGAGTCGGTGGCCGTCAAAAGCTCGAAGGTGAGTGCGGCGGGGACTGTGTTCTATGTGCACGTCAAATCCATGGGGCCAAAGACGTGGACAGGGCGACTGTACGACCTGGTGAGCCGTGGCGAGGAGATCACGATGGCTGTGGAGGGGCCGTGCGGGACGCCGGTAGACTACCGCCACTATGACGATATTGTTCTGGTTGCCGGTGGCATCGGCGCGACTCCGTGCGTATCGATCCTCGGGTCGCTGATGCGCCAGTTCGACGCTCTCGGTCACAGTGGCGCGAGGCCGCGTGTGAGCGTCATTTGGTGTACTCGCTCTGCTCGTCACGTGAACGCTGTAGCGAAcatgctgcagctgccggtgCGATGTGGCAACGTGGTTCGTCAACCTTGGACCCGGCCGGCGTTGGTGGGGAAGATCGACGCGTGTGCGGCACTCGAAGACCTGAATACGAATGTGAAGATGACTGCCAAGATCACCCAGTCTGTCAGCACTTTGGAGCAGGACGAGCCGTTGAACGAGGAAGTGGGTGTGATGGACGAGGCTGTCCGAGCTAGTGGCGACACAGAACAGCACTTTTCCTTCGACGTGTATGTTACTCTGAagacggagctgcagcatTTTTCCACCGAAGCCGCTCATCAATTCGAGCAGTGCTCATCAAAATTGAGTGATCGTTTGACAGCAAAGCTGTATACAGAGTTGGATGATGGCCTGTACACTTGCGTGGATGCCATTGAGAACGCCCGGACTGTTTCGTACAGTTCTTCTCTGCAGAAGCAGAagacagcggcggtgacggaggCCGAGCCACACGTCACAGCCGATGATGCGGGCcaagagggggaagagatgGTGTTCTCCTCTGAGTCTGTGTGCAATGAAAGAGAATGTTCTGAGGGTCCCGGCGCCGATGTCCATGAAGAGAGCAGCGAAGGCGCTTCGCCTTGCATTGCCGGCAATAAGGAACAGGAAGTGGTGACTCGCGCCGCATCTGCGGTGGATGGGGAGagcgtggtggtgccgaGCGAATTCTCCCAGTGGTCACCGAGGTCTGTTATGGAGTCGGGCAATCAACTGGatggcggcgacagcagcaacgacagcgaATGCGGACGTGTGGCGATACAGGTGTACTCAGGACGCCCCGATGTTGATCGCCTCATCCGCGAAGCACTCAACAAGCCTCGACCTGGCGTCGGGAAGCCCTCGAGGCTGGACAAGGCCCGCACGATGTTATTTGTGTGTGGTCCGAACGCGCTCGTTCGCCAGGTCATTTCCTCAGGGGTGCAGATCGGTGTGGCTGTACACAAGGAAGAATTTCTTTTCTAG